A region from the Ptychodera flava strain L36383 chromosome 10, AS_Pfla_20210202, whole genome shotgun sequence genome encodes:
- the LOC139141716 gene encoding uncharacterized protein codes for MQNISNSLDGSLISTDVDTTLLDNTIITSLATEQRTAFGSTTTNVVSNNEETTPSLTASITSGQQTLTNVDKTSALANPSSTSKSTTVKPSTNTEHEQVMSTVKINNEEQTMFGFTSTSHLSTNEDSTAEDTTTSTSGSSLTYTAERATQIGTGSISTAFHSVPYDQDFTYKLTSAFKDPESTAEDTSYTQTNWLSNSKAPISKATDTSTAMTAHSTTGRLLSSTIQEGTQMEKTSVSIIRSIFPTGSEVTSELSLSFTTDESSVTSQGITTGENTPSASVDTKATPHDDDSTIVPFHSTTENPSPTQVTTVDLLHPVTDMTGPLTSTKTRTQPLTVSQTQNELPSVSNSLQGSLLSTDMDTAFSAIDEKLSSTVEESTQMEKTSMSTIQSVFPTRSEVTNGLSFSLTTDDSSVTYQGTTEGNIPSASVDTKAAPHDDDSTIIPFHSTTEIPSPTQLTTVDLLSAVTDMTGPLTSTKMRTQLLTVNQTSNEMQNISNSLQERLISTDVDTTFVDSTIIASVATEQRTGVDSTTPNVVSNTNETTLSLTASITTDQQTVTTSVKTSMFGNLSPTSKGTTIISTSNTEHEDLTSTAKINTEEQTMFGFTSMGHISAYQDNIAEDTATKSLKRTGSISTVFNSVPTDQDIISKLTSAFKGPRSTTEDTTYTPTNLLSNSKAPISKDTVTLTTITAQSTTDEQLSSTVEESTQMEKTSMSTIQSVFSTRYEVTNGLSFSLTTDDSSVTYQGTTEGNIPSASIETKAAPHDDGVSTTLLFHSTTENISSTQETRINLLSSATDMTGPLTSTKTTTQPLTVSQTQNEMQNISNSLQESLISTDVDTIFTENTIITSLATEQGTAFGSTTTNVVSSNEETTPSLTASITSDQQTLTTVDKTSAFANPSATSKSTTVKPSTNTEHEQLTSTVKINTEEQTMFGFTSTSHLSTYEDNTAEDTTTSKLDSSSTYTAESANQMRTGSISTAFHSIPTDEDVISDEMSLSTIEEGTQMEKTSVSTIRRVSPAGSELKTGLSFSLTTNDSSVTYEGTTKGNTPFDTQDTKATLDDDDSTTLAFHSTTEYLSSTEETAFYLLSAVTDRTGPLTSTEMKTGQLTVSKTQNDVQSISNSLQRSHISTEMDTTFMDSATITSVATEKQTGFGSTTTSVVSNNEETSPSLTASITSDQQTLTTFDKPSTFGNLPATSNRISALPSSYTEQEDLSSTVKINNWDQTMFGYTSTRHLSTYQDNTAEDTTTSTLGSSSIYTAERATQMRRGSISTAFNSVSTDQDVISKLTSAFKGPMPTAEDTSYTPTNWLSNSNAPISKDIVTLTTTTAQSTTDEQLSSTFEEGTQMETTSMSTIQSISPTGSEETNGLAFLLTTIDSYVTYEGTTEGNTSSASVDTKATHHDDDSTTLSFHSTSENPSSTQATTVDVLSTVTDMTGSLNFTETRTGPLTVSQTQNEMQSISNSVQGNLVSTDNDTTFMDSTMITSVAAEKTTGLGSTTTDVFSNSEETSSSLLVSIISDQQTVTTFDKTSTFANLSATNKRTTVMPSTNTEHEHLTSTVNINADEQTIVGFTSTSVLSTYEDNTAEDTTASTLGSSLTYTAQNATEMRTGSISNSKLTGAMKVPMFTAEDTSYAETNWSSHSNSRSSKATDRSSTITAQSTTDELLSSTVEESSQMEKTSMSTIPSVFPSRSEVTNGLSFSLTTDDSSVTYQGTTEGNTTSAPIDTKVTPNDDDSTTLLFHRTKEKPSSTQVTTVDLLSSVTDMTGSLTSTKMRTGLLTVSQTKNEMQSTSILPQGSLISTDMDTTFIDSVIITSVATGIGPSFGLTTTNVVSNNEETTPSLSASITLDQKTVTTSEKDSTIASLSLTSKRTVMPSINSEHEDLTSVKMDTDEQIIFRDQSSSDLSTNEDSTTIETTSSTSGSSLMYSVENTMGTKSISTALHSVSGDEDVSETRRQTASLLTTLVSVSSNKLVSDDINTTPKTKTFSRQYEISESIIQDTQDSTEIHPTTLIASVASVGGNANTRLSTSDGKYVISSSSIENNTGMQKPSVSLTRKVTLPVEDKSATETTDAFIQTSHTLMSTREVSSSRLSTFGAGSTSRNSTQARKRRAIEDHYLENERTQRKPYLPSESPCSSFKTRNSEENHPNQRQRRSAEDENLIISWNGSVPTCIDVHPPVLQCPKNFVEFVDQIFYNITYPNIDVSDNDGVFEIIIDPPNGTIVATYGFVFVTVTAIDHAGNMAQCEFTIQIKPATCPEWSLPSPIAGKKTCNTSTYDGQTTGKSCALSCSEGYDFTQNVGSPGFYECEVRGSWNPHNYVPDCSKREIPNVCLTLKGDYVASTALFTADCQSSFEMSVLDSYIRVIKTALLFECDDVILDEDESNVTIEINNSIIEIVLTVKLVSLSNNDNMTHQDMLSCGLNVSNTIRATYQELDIASIESEYSTCPEITLTSPPQEDMAQLCCEVGQILKSNMCLNCMAGTYAEDNECVSCPIGTYQNMSAQISCIKCPSGYSTKERHSKSRDQCLAKCKPGYFSNDSLPPCERCPSGSYQSERGSNYCLYCPSNRSTIDVAISASDCKEYCQPGHYSSSGLEPCTPCPRHFYQPNIGTTTCIECMNETGTMIVGATGHSDCTVLDVCGTTTPCYNNGTCINIGRWYACTCTEHYTGSRCQIPALCASNPCKNNGTCIEISTSDPILDFYYCSCMEGYSGNVCEIEVDECVSSPCQNNATCENSINSFNCRCNQGFSGNLCEIHVDNCHHLPCQNGGHCLADVTEYHCRCRSGFIGNNCEIDTDECASHPCLNNGTCRDSVNAFSCYCHDGYYGNRCQYEFDECQSDPCRNGGTCTDDINAYRCTCNYGWSGSNCEIDVNPCKSQPCHNNGSCELSIYSEDYICVCTAGYTGKTCQEDIDECSSSPCKNGATCHDLVNGYQCQCQDGYAGLHCTLNINDCSPNPCQNDAECIDLINDYACRCQLGFQGKNCSADINDCAGNACMNNGKCIDGIANYTCICTDGFIGENCELNVNECDFDICENQATCNDLYGSYNCVCPIGFEGKNCEINIDDCLHGNESCQNAQNALMVLVISHVFVQMATRDGCAKKKNRQILSYFF; via the exons ATGCAGAATATTTCTAATTCACTAGACGGAAGTCTTATATCCACTGATGTGGATACCACTTTATTGGACAATACGATCATCACTTCACTTGCAACAGAACAAAGAACAGCCTTTGGTTCGACAACCACCAATGTTGTCTCCAATAACGAAGAGACTACTCCCTCATTGACAGCATCCATCACATCAGGTCAACAAACTCTCACAAATGTAGACAAAACTTCAGCTTTAGCCAATCCTAGTTCTACAAGTAAAAGCACCACTGTAAAGCCATCGACTAATACAGAGCATGAACAGGTAATGTCAACTGTAAAAATTAACAACGAGGAACAAACAATGTTTGGCTTCACATCAACGAGTCATCTTTCTACTAATGAAGATAGTACAGCTGAAGACACAACCACATCCACATCAGGCAGTAGTTTAACATACACAGCAGAGCGTGCCACTCAAATCGGAACAGGATCTATTTCAACAGCTTTCCATTCAGTACCTTATGACCAAGACTTCACATATAAACTCACAAGTGCATTTAAAGATCCAGAGTCCACTGCTGAAGATACTAGTTACACACAGACTAACTGGCTTTCAAACTCAAAAGCTCCAATTTCAAAAGCAACTGATACATCGACTGCAATGACAGCACACAGCACCACAGGTAGGCTGTTATCATCTACTATTCAAGAAGGTACTCAAATGGAGAAAACATCTGTCTCCATTATTAGAAGCATCTTTCCCACTGGTTCTGAAGTAACAAGTGAACTATCACTTTCATTCACAACAGATGAAAGTTCTGTGACATCTCAAGGAATCACTACTGGAGAAAATACACCTTCTGCTTCTGTAGACACAAAAGCTACTCCTCATGATGATGACTCTACAATCGTACCTTTTCACAGTACAACAGAAAACCCATCACCTACTCAGGTAACAACAGTTGATTTACTCCATCCAGTCACTGACATGACAGGCCCATTGACCTCTACCAAAACAAGAACACAACCATTGACTGTCAGTCAAACTCAAAATGAATTGCCGAGTGTTTCCAATTCACTACAAGGAAGTCTCCTTTCTACTGATATGGATACCGCATTCAGCGCAATAGATGAGAAGTTATCATCCACTGTTGAAGAAAGTACTCAAATGGAGAAAACCTCTATGTCCACTATCCAGAGCGTCTTTCCTACTCGTTCTGAAGTAACAAATGGACTATCATTTTCATTGACAACAGATGATAGTTCTGTGACATACCAAGGCACTACAGAAGGAAATATACCTTCTGCTTCTGTAGACACAAAAGCCGCTCCTCATGATGATGACTCTACAATCATACCCTTTCATAGTACAACAGAAATCCCATCACCTACTCAGCTAACAACAGTTGATTTACTCTCTGCGGTTACTGATATGACAGGCCCATTGACCTCTACGAAAATGAGAACACAACTATtgactgtcaatcaaacctcAAATGAAATGCAGAATATTTCTAATTCACTACAAGAAAGGCTTATATCTACTGATGTGGATACCACTTTCGTGGACAGTACTATCATCGCTTCCGTGGCAACAGAACAAAGAACAGGCGTTGATTCTACAACCCCCAATGTAGTATCCAATACTAATGAGACTACTCTGTCGTTGACAGCATCCATCACAACAGATCAACAAACTGTCACAACCTCTGTCAAAACTTCAATGTTTGGCAATCTGTCTCCCACAAGTAAAGGAACTACTATAATATCAACTTCAAATACAGAGCATGAGGATTTAACGTCTACTGCAAAAATTAACACTGAGGAACAAACAATGTTTGGCTTCACATCAATGGGTCATATTTCTGCTTATCAAGATAATATAGCTGAAGACACAGCCACCAAGAGTCTGAAGAGAACAGGATCTATTTCAACGGTCTTCAATTCAGTACCTACTGATCAAGACATCATATCCAAACTCACAAGTGCATTTAAAGGCCCAAGATCCACTACTGAAGATACCACTTACACACCGACAAATTTGCTTTCAAACTCTAAAGCTCCAATTTCAAAAGACACTGTTACATTGACTACAATCACAGCACAAAGCACAACAGATGAGCAGTTATCATCCACTGTTGAAGAAAGTACTCAAATGGAGAAAACCTCTATGTCCACTATCCAGAGTGTCTTTTCTACTCGTTATGAAGTAACAAATGGACTATCATTTTCATTGACAACAGATGATAGTTCTGTGACATATCAAGGCACTACGGAAGGAAATATACCTTCCGCTTCTATAGAGACAAAAGCCGCTCCTCATGATGATGGTGTCTCTACAACTTTACTATTTCATAGTACGACAGAAAACATATCATCTACGCAGGAAACAAGAATCAATTTACTCTCTTCTGCTACTGACATGACAGGCCCATTGACCTCTACCAAAACGACAACACAACCATTGACTGTCAGTCAAACCCAAAATGAAATGCAGAATATTTCTAATTCACTACAAGAAAGTCTTATATCTACTGATGTGGATACAATTTTCACGGAAAATACGATCATCACTTCACTTGCAACAGAACAAGGAACAGCCTTTGGTTCGACAACCACCAATGTTGTCTCCAGTAACGAAGAGACTACTCCCTCATTGACAGCATCCATCACATCAGATCAACAAACTCTCACAACTGTAGACAAAACTTCAGCGTTTGCCAATCCTAGTGCTACAAGTAAAAGCACCACTGTAAAGCCATCGACTAATACAGAGCATGAGCAGTTAACGTCAACTGTAAAAATTAACACTGAAGAACAAACAATGTTTGGCTTCACATCAACGAGTCATCTTTCTACTTATGAAGATAATACAGCTGAAGACACAACCACCTCCAAATTAGACAGTAGTTCAACATACACGGCAGAGAGTGCCAATCAAATGAGAACAGGATCTATTTCGACAGCCTTCCATTCAATACCTACTGATGAAGATGTCATATCAGATGAGATGTCATTATCCACTATTGAAGAAGGTACTCAAATGGAGAAAACATCTGTGTCAACTATCAGAAGAGTCTCCCCTGCTGGTTCTGAACTAAAAACTGGACTATCATTTTCATTAACAACAAATGATAGTTCTGTGACATATGAAGGCACTACAAAAGGAAATACGCCTTTCGATACCCAAGACACAAAAGCCACTCTTGATGATGATGACTCTACAACTCTAGCTTTTCATAGTACAACAGAATACCTATCATCTACGGaggaaacagcattttatttacTCTCTGCTGTCACTGACAGGACAGGCCCATTGACCTCTACTGAAATGAAAACAGGGCAATTGACTGTCAGCAAAACCCAAAATGATGTGCAGAGTATTTCAAATTCACTACAAAGAAGCCATATATCTACTGAAATGGATACCACTTTCATGGACAGTGCAACTATCACTTCAGTTGCAACAGAAAAACAAACAGGCTTTGGTTCTACAACCACCAGTGTAGTTTCCAATAATGAAGAGACTAGTCCCTCTTTGACAGCATCCATAACTTCAGATCAACAAACTCTCACAACCTTTGACAAACCTTCAACATTTGGCAATCTGCCTGCTACAAGTAACAGAATATCTGCATTGCCATCTTCATATACAGAGCAAGAGGATTTGTCGTCTACAGTAAAAATTAACAATTGGGATCAAACAATGTTTGGCTACACATCAACAAGACATCTTTCTACATATCAAGATAATACAGCTGAAGACACAACCACCTCCACATTAGGCAGTAGTTCAATATACACGGCAGAGCGTGCCACTCAAATGAGAAGAGGATCtatttcaacagccttcaattCAGTATCTACTGATCAAGACGTCATATCCAAACTCACAAGTGCATTTAAAGGCCCAATGCCCACTGCTGAAGATACTAGTTACACACCGACAAATTGGCTTTCAAATTCTAATGCTCCTATTTCAAAAGACATTGTTACATTGACTACAACCACAGCACAAAGCACAACAGATGAACAGTTATCATCCACTTTTGAAGAAGGTACTCAAATGGAGACAACCTCTATGTCCACTATTCAAAGCATCTCTCCTACCGGTTCTGAAGAAACAAATGGACTAGCATTTTTATTGACAACAATTGATAGTTATGTGACATACGAAGGCACTACCGAAGGAAATACATCTTCTGCTTCTGTAGACACAAAAGCCACTCATCATGATGATGACTCTACAACTTTATCTTTTCATAGTACATCAGAAAACCCATCATCTACACAGGCAACAACAGTCGATGTACTCTCTACTGTCACTGATATGACAGGCTCATTGAACTTCACCGAAACGAGAACAGGACCATTGACTGTCAGTCAAACCCAAAATGAAATGCAGAGTATTTCTAATTCAGTACAAGGAAATCTTGTATCTACTGATAATGATACCACTTTCATGGACAGTACGATGATCACTTCAGTTGCAGCAGAAAAAACAACAGGCCTTGGTTCGACAACCACTGATGTATTTTCAAATAGTGAAGAGACTTCATCCTCTTTGTTAGTATCCATCATATCAGATCAACAAACTGTCACAAcctttgacaaaacttcaacGTTTGCCAATCTTTCTGCTACAAATAAAAGAACCACTGTAATGCCATCTACAAATACAGAGCATGAGCATTTAACATCTACTGTAAATATAAATGCAGATGAACAAACAATAGTTGGCTTCACATCCACGAGTGTTCTTTCTACTTATGAAGACAATACAGCTGAAGACACAACCGCCTCCACATTAGGTAGTAGTTTAACATACACGGCACAGAATGCCACTGAAATGAGAACAGGATCTATTTCAAACTCTAAACTCACAGGTGCAATGAAAGTCCCAATGTTCACTGCTGAAGACACCAGTTATGCAGAAACAAATTGGAGTTCACACTCTAATTCTCGAAGTTCAAAAGCCACTGATAGATCGAGTACAATCACAGCACAAAGCACAACAGATGAGCTGTTATCATCCACTGTTGAAGAAAGTAGTCAAATGGAGAAAACGTCAATGTCAACTATCCCAAGCGTCTTTCCTAGTCGTTCTGAAGTAACAAATGGACTATCATTTTCATTGACAACAGATGATAGTTCTGTGACATACCAAGGCACTACGGAAGGAAATACAACTTCCGCTCCTATAGACACAAAAGTCACTCCTAATGATGATGACTCTACAACTTTACTATTTCATAGGACAAAAGAAAAGCCATCATCTACACAGGTAACAACAGTTGATTTACTCTCTTCTGTCACTGACATGACAGGCTCATTGACCTCTACCAAAATGAGAACAGGACTATTGACTGTCAGTCAAACCAAAAATGAAATGCAGAGTACTTCTATCCTACCGCAAGGAAGCCTTATATCTACTGATATGGATACCACTTTTATTGACAGTGTAATCATCACATCAGTTGCAACAGGAATAGGACCAAGCTTTGGTTTGACAACCACCAATGTAGTTTCCAATAATGAAGAGACTACTCCCTCTTTATCAGCATCCATCACATTAGATCAAAAAACTGTCACAACTAGTGAAAAAGACTCAACAATTGCCAGTCTTTCTCTTACAAGCAAAAGAACGGTAATGCCATCTATAAACTCAGAGCATGAAGATTTAACGTCTGTTAAAATGGACACTGATGAACAAATAATTTTTAGAGACCAATCTTCGAGTGATCTTTCTACTAATGAAGATAGTACAACCATAGAAACGACTTCCTCTACATCAGGTAGTAGTTTAATGTACTCGGTTGAGAATACCATGGGGACAAAATCTATTTCAACAGCCCTCCATTCAGTATCTGGCGATGAAGACGTCAGTGAAACTCGAAGACAGACTGCTTCTTTACTAACAACACTGGTTTCAGTCTCTTCTAATAAATTAGTTTCCGATGATATCAACACCACaccaaaaacaaaaacctttaGCAGACAATACGAAATTTCAGAGTCCATTATTCAAGATACTCAAGACAGTACAGAAATTCATCCTACAACTTTAATAGCAAGTGTAGCTTCTGTTGGTGGAAATGCAAACACAAGATTGTCAACTTCAGACGGAAAATATGTAATATCATCGTCAAGTATTGAAAATAATACTGGAATGCAGAAACCTTCGGTCTCACTAACGAGGAAAGTAACTCTACCAGTCGAAGATAAGTCAGCTACGGAAACTACTGATGCTTTCATTCAAACTTCTCACACTTTGATGTCTACCCGCGAGGTATCATCCAGCAGACTATCGACGTTTGGTGCAGGTTCGACTTCTCGCAACAGTACACAAG CCCGCAAAAGACGGGCGATAGAAGACCATTATCTCGAAAATGAAAGGACTCAGAGGAAACCCTACTTGCCAAGCGAGTCGCCATGTAGCTCGTTCAAGACAAGGAACAGTGAAGAAAACCATCCAAATCAGCGACAACGTCGAAGTGCAGAGGACGAAAATCTTATTATTTCATGGAATGGCTCAGTACCTACCTGTATAG aTGTTCATCCTCCTGTGTTGCAGTGCCCAAAAAATTTTGTTGagtttgtcgatcaaattttcTACAATATTACTTATCCAAACATAGATGTGAGTGATAATGATGGTGTCTTTGAAATAATAATTGACCCTCCAAATGGTACCATTGTAGCTACGTATGGATTCGTCTTCGTTACAGTAACAGCAATTGATCACGCTGGCAACATGGCTCAATGTGAATTTACGATTCAAATAAAAC CTGCGACATGTCCTGAGTGGTCACTTCCATCTCCAATCGCTGGTAAAAAGACCTGCAATACCTCAACCTATGATGGACAGACAACTGGAAAATCATGCGCTCTATCATGTTCAGAGGGATATGACTTCACCCAAAACGTTGGTTCACCAGGATTCTACGAGTGTGAAGTTCGTGGATCTTGGAACCCGCACAACTATGTGCCAGACTGTTCTA AACGGGAGATACCAAACGTTTGCTTGACACTTAAAGGGGACTACGTCGCTTCTACAGCATTATTCACGGCAGACTGCCAATCAAGTTTTGAGATGTCTGTGTTGGACTCTTACATAAGGGTTATCAAGACAGCCTTATTGTTTGAGTGCGATGATGTGATTCTAGATGAAGATGAAAGTAACGTTACCATCGAAATTAATAACTCAATA ATTGAAATTGTATTGACTGTTAAACTAGTCAGCCTGTCCAACAACGACAACATGACTCACCAAGACATGCTCTCATGCGGTTTGAATGTATCAAATACAATACGCGCTACCTATCAAGAGCTTGACATAGCGTCTATTGAATCCGAATATAGCACCTGTCCTGAAATTACCCTGACGTCACCGCCACAGGAAGACATGGCCCAACTTTGCTGTGAAGTCGGTCAAATCTTGAAATCTAACATGTGCC TAAACTGCATGGCCGGCACATACGCTGAGGATAATGAATGTGTTAGCTGTCCGATTGGAacttatcaaaatatgagtgcTCAGATATCTTGTATCAAGTGTCCTTCTGGCTACTCTACAAAAGAACGGCACAGCAAATCACGCGATCAGTGCCTCG CCAAATGCAAACCAGGCTACTTCTCGAATGACAGTTTACCACCTTGTGAGAGGTGCCCATCCGGCTCATACCAATCAGAAAGAGGCTCTAACTATTGTTTGTATTGCCCTAGTAACAGGTCTACCATCGATGTGGCAATTTCTGCAAGCGATTGCAAGG AATATTGCCAACCAGGTCATTATTCATCATCGGGTCTAGAACCATGTACACCTTGCCCCCGTCACTTCTATCAGCCAAACATTGGTACCACAACGTGTATCGAGTGCATGAATGAAACAGGAACAATGATTGTCGGAGCAACTGGTCATAGTGACTGTACCG TTCTGGACGTATGTGGTACGACTACTCCTTGTTATAACAACGGTACCTGTATAAATATCGGCAGGTGGTATGCATGTACCTGTACTGAACACTATACTGG TTCAAGATGTCAAATCCCAGCCCTGTGTGCAAGTAACCCCTGCAAAAATAATGGAACCTGTATAGAGATTTCAACTTCAGACCCAATATTGGATTTCTACTATTGTTCTTGCATGGAAGGTTACAGTGGAAACGTCTGTGAAATTGAAGTGGATGAGTGTGTTTCATCACCCTGTCAGAACAACGCCACCTGTGAAAATAGCATCAACTCTTTTAACTGTCGATGTAATCAAGGATTTTCTGGGAATCTTTGTGAAATTCACGTCGATAATTGTCACCACCTTCCCTGTCAAAATGGTGGTCACTGTTTAGCTGACGTCACGGAATACCATTGTAGATGTAGATCAGGATTCATTGGCAATAACTGTGAAATAGATACAG ATGAGTGTGCATCTCACCCCTGCCTAAATAATGGTACGTGCAGAGACAGTGTCAACGCCTTCTCATGTTATTGTCATGATGGTTACTATGGAAATAGGTGTCAATACGAGTTTGACGAATGTCAGAGCGATCCATGTCGTAACGGCGGAACCTGCACTGACGATATCAATGCATATAGGTGTACCTGTAACTATGGATGGTCGG GCAGTAATTGTGAAATAGATGTAAATCCATGTAAAAGTCAGCCATGTCACAACAACGGAAGCTGTGAACTGTCCATTTATTCGGAAGATTACATATGTGTATGTACAGCGGGTTACACAGGCAAGACGTGTCAA GAGGACATCGATGAATGCAGTTCATCACCGTGTAAAAATGGCGCTACTTGCCATGACCTTGTAAATGGttatcaatgtcaatgtcaagatGGATATGCGGGACTTCATTGTACTCTCAATATCAATGACTGCAGTCCGAACCCATGTCAAAATGATGCAGAATGCATTGATCTAATCAATGACTACGCATGCAG ATGTCAGCTAGGTTTCCAAGGGAAGAATTGCAGCGCAGATATCAACGACTGTGCTGGAAATGCCTGCATGAATAATGGAAAATGCATCGATGGAATTGCAAACTATACGTGTATTTGTACTGATG GTTTCATCGGCGAAAACTGTGAACTGAATgtaaatgagtgtgattttgatatttgtgaAAACCAAGCTACTTGTAATGATTTGTACGGAAGCTACAATTGTGTATGTCCCATCGGGTTTGAGGGCAAAAACTGTGAAATTAACATTGACGACTGTCTCCATGGCAATGAATCGTGTCAAAACGCGCAGAATGCATTGATGGTCTTGGTGATTTCTCATGTCTTTGTCCAAATGGCTACGAGGGACGGCTGTGCGAAAAAG AAAAATCGGCAAATTTTGAGTTACTTTTTCTAG